A stretch of Clostridiales bacterium DNA encodes these proteins:
- the tadA gene encoding Flp pilus assembly complex ATPase component TadA has protein sequence MEDNKKRLGELLVEAGKITKKDIDEVLKDADPKDRLGELLIKAGKVTQGDIEDALISQKQLDVAGVKKKKEKLGEILIGSGKVTQEQIDTAMELKSGAKERLGEILVLQGIISKEEIEDIVEKQTGVKTVDLDKYNYVGDAYKYIPKSLAKRLEAIPLEQEGNTLKVAMLDPFDLYSVDNVQLYTGFDVIPVFASKEQIDRKIEEFYGLNNETIAQKSSDYNNVTESLEQKVNIDDVDNYKTEVGTKRKKKKIGEILIESGKVTQEQIEVALQEQKKTKEKLGEILVNKGIITQQEINDAVFNQTGIKSIDLDKNMISRDVYKLIPERLAKKYKAIPIKKEQMMVTVAMVDPFDIYAIDDISLYTGLKVVPVFGSERQIEKRLVELYRTDNIDVAVQEYKKEKKEKEQEEEEEEANAEVIDNAPIVKLLNNIVNEAIRMRASDIHIEPSETSIRVRYRVDGELRTAMTLEKAVHQSLIARIKILSRMNIAEKRMPQDGAFTVENKTGSYDLRTNILPATYGEKACIRILDKNTVIYKKSELGFFEDEAERFDSLLGIHNGLILVTGPTGSGKSTTMYTALSELNDDRKNIVTAEDPVEIKVNGINQVAINEKIGLTYVKILRAFLRQDPDIIMIGEIRDAETAQMAVRASITGHIVLSTLHTNSAAGTIMRLQDMGIEPYLIATSLKGVIAQRLVKRVCPDCIEEYEADEEEKKHLGIDKKDTLKLVRGKGCLRCSNTGYFGRIAIAEIMEINRVQKELIIQEAQEEDIDKAARENGMKTMDENIKRAVLEKKTSFEEYIKFVKFRDLEVK, from the coding sequence ATGGAAGACAACAAAAAGAGGTTAGGTGAGCTCTTAGTTGAGGCTGGGAAGATTACTAAAAAAGATATAGATGAAGTTTTAAAAGATGCTGATCCTAAAGATAGGCTAGGTGAGTTATTGATTAAAGCAGGGAAAGTTACCCAAGGAGATATAGAGGATGCATTAATTTCACAAAAGCAACTCGATGTAGCTGGAGTTAAGAAAAAGAAGGAAAAGCTAGGTGAGATCTTAATAGGATCAGGTAAAGTTACACAAGAACAAATAGATACAGCAATGGAGTTAAAAAGTGGGGCAAAAGAAAGACTTGGCGAGATTTTGGTATTGCAAGGGATTATATCAAAAGAAGAAATAGAAGATATTGTAGAAAAGCAAACTGGAGTAAAAACGGTTGATTTAGATAAGTATAATTATGTTGGCGATGCATACAAATATATACCAAAGAGTTTGGCTAAAAGGCTAGAGGCGATACCGTTAGAGCAAGAAGGTAATACTCTTAAAGTTGCTATGCTAGATCCATTTGATTTATATTCAGTTGATAATGTACAATTATACACAGGTTTTGATGTTATACCTGTATTTGCATCCAAAGAACAGATAGATAGAAAGATTGAAGAATTTTATGGTTTAAACAATGAAACTATTGCACAAAAGAGTAGTGATTATAACAATGTTACTGAATCTTTGGAGCAAAAAGTTAATATAGATGATGTTGATAATTACAAAACAGAAGTTGGAACAAAACGCAAAAAGAAAAAAATTGGTGAGATTTTAATAGAATCAGGTAAAGTTACACAAGAACAAATCGAGGTGGCACTACAGGAGCAGAAAAAGACGAAGGAAAAGCTAGGTGAGATATTAGTAAACAAGGGTATAATTACTCAGCAGGAAATTAATGATGCTGTGTTTAATCAAACTGGAATAAAATCTATTGATTTGGACAAGAACATGATTTCGCGTGATGTTTATAAATTGATACCAGAAAGACTTGCTAAAAAATATAAAGCAATCCCTATAAAAAAAGAACAGATGATGGTTACAGTAGCGATGGTAGATCCATTTGATATATATGCAATAGATGACATATCATTGTATACCGGGCTTAAAGTAGTGCCGGTATTTGGGTCAGAGAGGCAAATAGAAAAAAGATTAGTTGAGTTATATAGGACAGATAATATAGATGTAGCGGTACAGGAGTATAAAAAAGAGAAAAAAGAGAAAGAGCAGGAAGAAGAGGAAGAAGAGGCTAATGCTGAGGTTATAGACAATGCACCTATAGTAAAACTTTTAAATAATATAGTAAACGAAGCTATCAGGATGCGTGCAAGTGATATACACATAGAACCATCAGAAACAAGTATTAGAGTAAGATATAGAGTAGATGGAGAATTACGTACAGCTATGACGCTAGAGAAGGCAGTTCATCAGTCATTAATAGCGCGTATAAAAATATTAAGTCGTATGAACATAGCAGAAAAAAGAATGCCGCAGGATGGTGCTTTTACAGTAGAGAATAAAACTGGATCATATGACCTAAGAACTAATATATTGCCTGCAACATATGGAGAAAAAGCATGTATTAGAATATTGGATAAAAATACAGTAATATATAAAAAGTCTGAGTTAGGTTTCTTCGAGGATGAAGCTGAAAGATTTGATAGTTTACTTGGTATACATAATGGATTGATACTAGTAACAGGACCTACAGGAAGTGGTAAGTCTACTACAATGTATACAGCGTTATCCGAATTAAATGATGATAGAAAGAATATTGTTACAGCAGAAGATCCAGTTGAAATAAAAGTAAATGGAATAAATCAGGTTGCGATAAATGAAAAGATTGGATTGACATATGTAAAAATTCTAAGAGCATTCTTAAGACAAGATCCCGATATAATAATGATAGGAGAGATAAGAGATGCTGAAACAGCGCAGATGGCTGTTAGAGCGTCTATAACAGGACATATAGTGCTAAGTACACTGCACACTAATAGTGCAGCAGGTACAATAATGCGTTTGCAGGATATGGGTATAGAGCCATATCTTATTGCAACGTCACTAAAAGGAGTTATTGCACAAAGATTGGTTAAAAGGGTGTGCCCTGATTGCATTGAGGAGTACGAAGCAGATGAGGAAGAAAAGAAACATTTGGGGATAGATAAAAAAGATACACTAAAGTTAGTTAGGGGAAAAGGGTGTTTACGTTGTTCTAATACAGGCTATTTTGGAAGAATTGCAATAGCTGAGATAATGGAAATAAACAGGGTGCAGAAAGAGTTGATAATACAAGAAGCACAAGAAGAAGATATTGATAAGGCGGCAAGGGAAAATGGAATGAAGACTATGGATGAAAATATAAAACGTGCAGTATTAGAAAAGAAAACATCATTTGAGGAATATATAAAATTTGTTAAGTTTAGGGACCTGGAGGTGAAGTAG
- the aroE gene encoding shikimate dehydrogenase produces the protein MSISINGSTKIIGIIGNPLEHSVSPMLHNEISSMLGKNLVYVPFCVEKERLEDAVLGLKSLGVVGFNVTAPYKKDIMKYVDYKTKSSLLMGAVNTVKNVNGRLYGYNTDAEGFVRAFRMNTNRDFKGLVVTIFGAGGAARAIAVKLAHTHVKKINIVNRTKEHADIIRDTINENISSIVETYTNNDKIEDICQGSDVLINATSVGMLPDTGKCVIKLKNIFNKNQFVYDIIYNPKQTKFLSMAQSCGCSVMNGLGMLFYQAIASYEIWVGYKFNEGELARLYGLLENIY, from the coding sequence ATGAGTATTAGCATAAATGGAAGTACCAAGATAATAGGGATTATAGGGAATCCTTTAGAACATAGCGTGTCTCCAATGTTGCACAATGAAATAAGTAGTATGCTTGGGAAGAATTTGGTGTACGTGCCTTTTTGTGTGGAAAAAGAAAGACTAGAAGATGCAGTTTTAGGATTAAAATCGTTGGGTGTAGTAGGATTTAACGTTACTGCACCATATAAAAAAGATATAATGAAGTATGTAGACTACAAAACAAAATCCAGTTTGTTAATGGGTGCGGTGAATACTGTAAAGAATGTGAATGGACGTCTTTATGGCTATAATACTGATGCGGAAGGATTTGTTAGGGCATTTCGTATGAATACCAATAGAGATTTTAAAGGATTAGTTGTAACAATATTTGGTGCAGGAGGTGCAGCTCGTGCGATAGCTGTGAAACTTGCTCATACTCATGTGAAAAAAATAAATATTGTTAATCGAACTAAAGAACATGCCGACATTATACGGGATACCATAAATGAAAATATATCTTCCATCGTAGAGACATATACAAATAATGATAAAATAGAGGATATATGTCAAGGCAGTGATGTGTTGATAAATGCGACATCTGTTGGAATGCTACCAGATACTGGGAAATGTGTTATTAAGCTTAAAAATATATTTAACAAAAATCAGTTTGTTTACGATATTATCTACAACCCCAAGCAAACGAAGTTTTTGAGTATGGCGCAAAGTTGTGGATGTAGTGTGATGAATGGGTTGGGGATGCTATTTTATCAAGCGATTGCGTCTTATGAGATTTGGGTTGGGTATAAATTTAACGAAGGAGAATTAGCGAGACTATATGGCCTTTTAGAGAATATATATTAA